A DNA window from Bacteroidota bacterium contains the following coding sequences:
- a CDS encoding vWA domain-containing protein, with protein MELPRGSRRPSLSTISPSSNDMVLALGTEHPEEVITVTIPPSTGVNKADVYLLADTTGSMGSIVRALKSGANRIIGSPFTGVDIAFGVGNYRDLPETNPPFIHQTAPTTNKSEAINQIHEWRVAGGGDRAEGQLFALNALAEAPEGPAIGWRKDSKRIIVWFGDQPGHDPICTAMSGLDEDITEASVRARLVEEDITVIAISTNGRGLDADPSRLSADYASVCTIGGSEGQATRISSETGGTHVTGIRPDQIVDTIIELVEAAVQDVGEVKLVPSPAIAPFVEAISPVSFKDLPGDEEHVLHFTVKCRGALPCEAEDKIMVGAMDAIADGANIASQSVQITVPACNPLRLTRFVLVDAETNEDIRVLAENDVLDMSTLPSALNVRVEAGDAVQSVRFALTPAHADLQVEENLRPYSLFGDIGDDYNHGSFPNGNHTITAVPFSEFRAGGEEGAPLSVSIQVINGMNPI; from the coding sequence ATGGAACTACCACGCGGAAGCCGACGGCCAAGCCTGTCGACCATCAGCCCGAGTTCAAACGATATGGTACTTGCACTGGGTACCGAGCATCCTGAAGAAGTTATCACTGTAACCATTCCACCAAGCACGGGCGTCAACAAAGCCGATGTTTATTTACTTGCAGATACAACCGGCAGCATGGGCTCTATTGTTAGAGCGTTAAAATCTGGCGCCAATAGAATTATAGGTTCTCCATTCACAGGCGTAGATATCGCGTTTGGTGTAGGCAACTACAGAGACCTGCCTGAAACAAACCCACCGTTTATTCACCAGACAGCACCCACCACAAACAAGAGTGAAGCGATCAACCAAATCCACGAATGGCGTGTAGCAGGTGGTGGCGATAGGGCAGAAGGCCAGCTATTTGCGCTTAACGCTTTAGCAGAAGCGCCTGAAGGCCCAGCTATCGGATGGCGCAAGGACTCCAAACGAATTATTGTCTGGTTTGGCGATCAACCAGGACACGACCCGATTTGCACGGCAATGTCAGGACTTGATGAGGACATCACCGAGGCCTCCGTGCGTGCCCGTCTAGTTGAAGAGGATATTACAGTAATTGCTATTAGTACGAATGGCAGGGGCCTCGACGCTGACCCCTCACGCCTATCAGCCGACTATGCAAGCGTTTGCACCATTGGAGGTTCTGAGGGACAAGCCACAAGAATCTCCAGCGAAACAGGAGGCACCCACGTCACAGGTATTCGGCCTGATCAGATTGTCGATACGATCATCGAACTGGTCGAAGCGGCCGTACAGGACGTTGGCGAAGTGAAGCTTGTACCCTCACCTGCCATTGCTCCGTTTGTAGAGGCAATTTCTCCTGTATCTTTCAAAGACCTGCCAGGTGATGAAGAGCACGTGCTCCACTTCACAGTGAAGTGCCGCGGCGCACTGCCTTGCGAAGCCGAGGACAAAATCATGGTTGGTGCAATGGATGCGATTGCAGACGGCGCCAACATTGCAAGCCAGTCTGTGCAGATCACTGTGCCGGCCTGCAACCCGCTCCGGCTCACACGCTTTGTACTTGTCGACGCTGAGACCAACGAAGACATCCGCGTACTCGCTGAGAACGATGTTTTGGACATGAGCACACTCCCGTCAGCACTCAATGTGCGCGTTGAAGCAGGTGACGCCGTACAATCGGTGCGATTTGCCCTAACACCAGCGCATGCAGACTTACAGGTTGAGGAAAACCTGCGCCCTTACTCCCTTTTTGGAGATATTGGCGACGATTACAACCACGGCTCGTTCCCCAACGGCAACCACACCATTACGGCTGTTCCGTTTTCGGAATTCAGAGCAGGAGGAGAAGAAGGCGCTCCGCTTTCTGTGTCGATTCAAGTGATTAATGGCATGAATCCCATTTAG